From the Clostridium putrefaciens genome, one window contains:
- a CDS encoding ATP-binding cassette domain-containing protein gives MNKTRELMQGFNTFLENTAFSVFLKKSRDASHKYASCVVKVKSFAGLMSGVLTLVNSLTTISALAILSFFVIKGKVSFGSYLAVLGLLPRFGDSVMEFMADKTFYKSGKELYQKKLGYIDELINYNDTYEIPIFMSNNAYNKDSIEKDNEDIIEVSEIQSKDICFNFDGKMVRINQNIYFENGKKYAIFGESGCGKSSLLKAIIGEINDYHGDIMINGKVKENNLILFYDIAYVNQNTYLFNDTIKDNIQMNLSLSDGEVLEIMKAVKLESLDLNYMITENGKNLSGGQKQRIALARAIARKKNVIIMDEATANLDKVTTSFIENFILDMDSMVIMISHHLSEEIKERLDGVVEII, from the coding sequence TTGAATAAAACAAGAGAGTTAATGCAGGGATTTAATACATTTCTTGAAAATACGGCTTTCTCGGTATTTTTAAAGAAATCCAGAGATGCAAGCCATAAATATGCAAGCTGTGTAGTAAAAGTGAAAAGCTTTGCAGGTCTAATGAGTGGAGTTTTAACGCTTGTAAACTCATTAACAACAATATCAGCTTTAGCAATATTATCTTTTTTTGTAATTAAAGGTAAAGTGAGTTTTGGTAGTTATCTTGCAGTGCTAGGATTATTGCCGAGATTTGGTGATTCTGTAATGGAGTTCATGGCGGATAAAACCTTTTATAAATCAGGTAAGGAACTTTATCAAAAAAAGTTGGGTTATATTGATGAGCTGATTAATTATAATGATACCTATGAAATACCTATATTTATGTCAAATAATGCTTACAATAAAGATTCAATTGAAAAAGATAATGAGGATATAATTGAAGTAAGTGAGATCCAGTCAAAAGATATTTGTTTTAATTTTGATGGGAAAATGGTTAGAATTAATCAAAATATATATTTTGAAAATGGTAAGAAGTATGCTATTTTTGGAGAAAGCGGGTGTGGCAAATCAAGTTTGTTAAAGGCAATAATAGGAGAAATTAATGATTACCATGGTGATATAATGATTAATGGTAAGGTAAAAGAGAACAATCTCATTTTGTTCTATGATATTGCCTATGTAAATCAAAATACCTATTTATTTAATGATACCATTAAAGATAATATACAAATGAATTTGTCTTTAAGTGATGGGGAAGTATTGGAGATTATGAAAGCAGTTAAGCTTGAAAGTTTAGATTTGAATTATATGATTACTGAGAATGGGAAAAACCTTTCTGGTGGTCAAAAACAACGGATTGCTTTAGCTAGGGCTATAGCTAGAAAAAAGAATGTAATAATTATGGATGAAGCAACAGCAAATCTTGATAAGGTAACTACTAGTTTCATTGAAAACTTTATTTTAGACATGGATTCAATGGTTATAATGATTTCACATCATTTAAGTGAGGAAATAAAAGAGCGACTAGATGGAGTCGTAGAGATTATATAG
- a CDS encoding helix-turn-helix transcriptional regulator, giving the protein MICDIEKAKALDFLKSFNLEMDEIEDTNSLAYRITDTYYINTVNSYLNEIKLYKSEIDKYISPEYNLFLNLYFYLDDKKQINNIYDYFKELESITKYEFKKLVFSNFNIGFNDYNNQDDYSIVESVNTDSRGKWNLLSMIQSTSKTLIDIRKLLEKLYPIFNRYEDVLIERSKDKMQSIIKMIKEQPKRFYRDMLDEYVSSKLIDSIDFEDTEHYVIYMNAHLFISEVFGNKRILATGIYLPEYFKYKNINDLFNNERRQQVMKSLSDPSRFKILTLIHSGVNSNKKIAEVLGITPAGVSYQTNQLTSVELLKHQSSDIETKLIVNTKLIEEVFNYILSDFGIYRI; this is encoded by the coding sequence ATGATATGTGATATAGAAAAGGCAAAGGCATTAGATTTTCTAAAATCTTTTAATTTAGAAATGGATGAGATAGAGGATACTAATTCATTAGCCTATAGAATAACTGATACTTATTATATTAATACAGTTAATTCTTACCTAAATGAAATTAAATTATACAAATCCGAAATTGATAAGTATATTAGCCCTGAGTACAATCTGTTTCTAAATTTATATTTTTACTTGGACGATAAAAAACAGATTAACAACATATATGATTATTTTAAAGAATTAGAGTCCATTACAAAATATGAATTTAAAAAGCTTGTTTTTAGTAACTTTAATATAGGATTTAATGATTATAACAACCAGGATGATTATAGTATTGTGGAGAGTGTAAATACTGATTCTAGAGGTAAATGGAACTTATTAAGTATGATTCAATCTACAAGTAAAACACTTATAGATATAAGAAAACTACTTGAAAAGTTATATCCGATTTTTAATAGGTATGAAGATGTTCTTATAGAAAGAAGTAAAGATAAAATGCAATCCATAATTAAAATGATAAAGGAGCAACCTAAAAGGTTTTATCGTGATATGCTTGATGAATATGTTTCTTCAAAGCTTATTGATTCTATAGATTTCGAGGATACAGAGCATTATGTTATTTACATGAATGCACATCTATTTATATCAGAGGTATTTGGAAACAAAAGAATTCTTGCTACAGGAATTTATCTTCCTGAGTATTTTAAATATAAAAATATAAATGACTTATTTAATAATGAAAGAAGACAACAAGTAATGAAATCTTTATCAGATCCTAGTAGGTTTAAAATACTTACATTAATTCATTCTGGTGTAAATTCAAATAAAAAGATTGCAGAAGTTTTAGGTATTACACCGGCTGGAGTATCTTATCAAACAAATCAGCTTACATCAGTTGAACTACTTAAACATCAATCATCAGATATAGAGACTAAATTAATTGTTAATACAAAACTGATTGAAGAGGTGTTTAATTATATATTATCCGATTTTGGGATATATAGAATTTAA
- a CDS encoding MFS transporter, with translation MTKQERSWILYDWANSAYSLAITTATLPIFFKSVAAYNLDSATSTAYLGYTNSIATLIISILAPILGSIADYKGYKKKFFTVFFLIGVLSTSLLSAVAEGDWILCIMIYIFSVIGFSGSNIFYDAFLTDITDVSRMDHVSSVGFGFGYIGSTIPFILSLLFITKPSIIGLTKVGATRLSFIITAVWWFIFTLPMLKNVNQVYYIEPSREPVKDSFNRLLHTLKSVKEYKNIFIFLIAYFFYIDGVSTIIKMSTAYGLDLGLSGDTLMIILLAIQIVAFPCALLYGKLAKIFSTRIMIFVGIIVYAIICIYAYFMNTTLDYWILAMLVASSQGGIQALSRSFYGKLIPKEKSSEFFGLYNICGRFSAIFGPLLVGVISQITGNSKLGVVSLIILFLIGGVLFLKVKDPKIAAI, from the coding sequence ATGACTAAACAAGAAAGAAGTTGGATACTATATGACTGGGCAAATTCTGCTTATTCCTTAGCAATAACCACTGCTACATTACCCATATTTTTTAAAAGTGTTGCTGCTTATAACTTAGATTCAGCAACTTCTACTGCTTATCTTGGTTACACTAACTCTATTGCTACACTAATAATTTCTATACTAGCTCCAATCCTTGGCTCCATTGCAGACTATAAGGGTTATAAAAAGAAGTTTTTTACCGTTTTCTTTTTAATTGGTGTTTTATCTACTAGCCTTTTATCTGCTGTTGCAGAAGGCGATTGGATATTATGTATAATGATTTATATATTTAGTGTAATAGGTTTTTCAGGTTCGAATATATTTTATGATGCATTTTTAACTGATATAACCGATGTAAGTAGGATGGATCATGTATCATCTGTTGGTTTTGGATTTGGTTATATTGGAAGTACTATTCCTTTTATATTAAGCCTACTTTTTATAACAAAGCCATCTATAATAGGCCTTACCAAGGTAGGTGCTACTAGATTATCTTTTATTATTACAGCTGTATGGTGGTTTATCTTTACACTTCCAATGCTAAAAAATGTTAATCAAGTTTATTATATTGAGCCTTCAAGAGAACCTGTGAAAGATAGCTTTAATAGATTACTTCATACATTAAAGAGTGTAAAAGAATATAAAAATATCTTTATCTTTTTAATAGCCTATTTCTTTTATATAGATGGCGTTTCTACTATAATAAAGATGTCCACAGCTTATGGTTTAGATTTAGGTTTATCAGGAGATACTCTTATGATAATACTTTTAGCCATTCAAATAGTTGCCTTCCCTTGTGCTTTATTATATGGGAAGCTTGCTAAGATATTCTCTACTAGAATAATGATATTTGTTGGAATCATAGTTTACGCTATAATTTGTATATATGCTTATTTTATGAACACTACTTTAGATTACTGGATCTTAGCTATGCTAGTTGCTAGCTCACAAGGAGGTATACAAGCTCTTAGTAGATCCTTCTACGGAAAGCTTATACCAAAAGAAAAGTCTTCAGAATTCTTTGGATTATATAATATTTGCGGAAGATTTTCTGCTATATTTGGACCTCTCTTAGTTGGTGTAATCTCTCAGATAACAGGAAACTCTAAACTTGGAGTTGTAAGTCTTATAATCCTATTTTTAATCGGAGGAGTATTATTCTTAAAAGTTAAAGATCCTAAAATAGCTGCTATATAA
- a CDS encoding PTS sugar transporter subunit IIA, which yields MFGLFKKNYELLAPVNGEIMDLSLVPDAVFSEKMAGDGIAINSTGGIFVAPADGNLTVIFKTNHAFAMTLKNGAEVLIHIGIDTVELNGEGFERLATEGTDVKAGTPIIKINRKLIEAKGFSLITPLLITNSDSVKEMTVIKKTSVEVGKDKVISYKMK from the coding sequence ATGTTTGGACTTTTTAAAAAGAATTATGAATTATTAGCTCCTGTTAACGGAGAGATCATGGACCTTTCACTAGTACCTGATGCAGTATTTTCTGAAAAGATGGCTGGTGATGGTATTGCTATAAACTCAACAGGGGGCATTTTTGTTGCACCTGCAGATGGAAACTTAACTGTAATATTTAAAACAAATCATGCATTTGCCATGACATTAAAAAATGGTGCTGAGGTATTAATTCATATAGGAATTGATACTGTGGAACTAAATGGCGAAGGATTTGAAAGGCTTGCTACTGAAGGAACTGATGTAAAGGCTGGAACCCCAATAATTAAGATAAACAGAAAACTTATTGAAGCTAAGGGATTCTCGCTTATTACCCCTTTATTAATAACAAATTCAGATTCCGTAAAGGAAATGACTGTTATCAAAAAGACATCAGTAGAAGTTGGAAAAGACAAAGTTATAAGTTACAAAATGAAATAA
- a CDS encoding DMT family transporter, which produces MKNKKADLSLALVAIIWGTGFVASKVALDANLAPFQIMTYRFFISSLAMVTLFWKEVKKIKFPALKAGSLIGFFLFIAFAFQTIGLQYTTPSKNAFITATNVVIVPFLYWILAKKRPDKYSLVGALLTVVGISFLTLDGGFTINFGDFLTLICAFGFAMHITAISYYAEKYNPIQLTTIQMIVAFLFSIVAQFMTKGGAPITKSGGLAILYLGLISTTIAFLIQNIAQKYTSASKTAIILSTEAVFGTLASVILLGEKLNLKMFMGCGIIFLAIIITETKLSFLKRRII; this is translated from the coding sequence ATGAAAAATAAAAAAGCGGATTTATCACTAGCACTAGTTGCAATAATATGGGGTACTGGATTTGTTGCATCTAAAGTTGCTCTAGATGCAAATTTAGCACCTTTTCAAATAATGACTTATAGATTTTTTATATCAAGCCTTGCTATGGTGACTTTATTTTGGAAGGAAGTCAAAAAGATTAAGTTTCCAGCTTTAAAAGCAGGAAGTTTAATTGGTTTTTTTCTTTTTATAGCTTTTGCATTTCAAACTATTGGTCTTCAATATACAACACCTTCTAAAAATGCTTTTATTACAGCTACCAATGTGGTAATAGTCCCTTTTCTATATTGGATACTAGCAAAAAAAAGACCAGACAAGTATTCCTTGGTTGGAGCATTATTAACTGTAGTTGGCATTAGCTTCTTAACGTTAGATGGAGGGTTTACTATTAATTTTGGTGACTTCTTAACTTTAATTTGCGCCTTTGGATTTGCAATGCACATTACAGCTATAAGCTATTATGCAGAAAAGTATAATCCAATACAATTAACAACCATACAAATGATAGTAGCATTTTTATTCTCCATTGTAGCACAGTTTATGACAAAAGGGGGCGCACCAATTACAAAGAGTGGAGGACTTGCTATATTATATCTAGGACTTATAAGTACAACTATAGCCTTTTTAATCCAAAACATTGCGCAAAAGTATACTAGTGCTAGTAAAACAGCTATTATATTATCAACAGAAGCTGTTTTTGGAACTTTAGCTTCTGTGATATTATTAGGAGAAAAGTTGAATTTAAAAATGTTTATGGGATGTGGTATAATATTCCTAGCCATAATAATTACTGAAACAAAGCTGTCATTTTTAAAAAGGAGGATAATTTAA
- a CDS encoding DUF975 family protein: MQQQGYYYKGNGEIKDNARFQLRGRWGNAILGFLIYVVIIVAVYRVWGEGKIILLLLQGPMLFGLSKFFLQFKRTRENVSYEVLFSGFSKFKDTFLLGVIIQLAVIVGIILLIIPGIVIALMYSQAFPIMVDNPNVSAIEALSMSRRYMKGNLMRLFLLQLSFIGWSLLSILSVGIGFIWLQPYYQLSTINFYDDLVRIRFNDESQGYQF; encoded by the coding sequence ATGCAACAACAAGGTTATTACTACAAAGGAAATGGAGAAATAAAAGATAATGCTAGGTTCCAATTACGAGGACGTTGGGGAAATGCCATATTAGGGTTTTTAATATATGTAGTTATAATAGTAGCTGTATATAGAGTTTGGGGTGAAGGAAAGATTATTTTATTATTACTACAAGGTCCTATGCTTTTTGGACTTTCTAAGTTCTTTCTACAATTTAAAAGAACCAGAGAAAATGTATCCTATGAAGTATTATTTAGTGGGTTTAGCAAATTTAAAGACACATTTTTACTTGGTGTTATAATACAGCTAGCTGTAATTGTGGGGATAATTCTTTTGATTATACCTGGTATAGTTATAGCACTTATGTATTCGCAAGCATTTCCTATAATGGTAGACAACCCAAATGTTAGTGCTATAGAAGCTTTATCTATGAGTAGAAGGTATATGAAAGGAAACCTAATGAGACTTTTCTTACTTCAACTTAGTTTTATAGGATGGTCTTTACTTTCTATATTAAGTGTTGGAATCGGTTTTATATGGCTTCAGCCTTACTATCAGCTTTCAACTATAAACTTTTATGATGATTTAGTTAGAATACGATTTAATGATGAATCTCAAGGTTACCAATTTTAA